The Enterococcus sp. 7F3_DIV0205 genome has a window encoding:
- a CDS encoding LysR family transcriptional regulator, producing MFKLLKTFRSVYETKNFSKTAENLFISQPAVSNQIKQLEEELNIQLFIRNGRQEISATKQADILYHHLLNLSDDWEDTLHALQIQTIPRETCRIVASNTFAVYYLPELMKQLSQQFPAVSFILDMDNSEQVLDRIEKHQAHFGFIEKPLITNLIIRQQILTDELVHAGDFTQDLWLVREENSGVFHYTERYFLEHNLTPQKMLIKNNEMIVRCLEQGIGQSILSKKALTEKIKWNPLSKEYQRSFYFIKSQHIESVQLREVDRYISHYYEQNNL from the coding sequence ATGTTTAAATTACTGAAAACATTTCGCTCTGTATACGAAACAAAAAACTTTTCAAAGACTGCGGAAAATTTATTTATTTCCCAACCAGCAGTATCTAACCAGATCAAACAACTAGAAGAAGAGTTAAATATTCAATTATTTATTAGAAATGGTCGGCAAGAAATCAGTGCGACAAAGCAAGCCGATATTTTATACCATCATCTGCTTAATTTATCGGATGATTGGGAGGATACATTACATGCGTTACAAATTCAAACGATTCCCAGAGAAACGTGTAGAATCGTTGCTTCAAATACATTTGCGGTTTACTATCTGCCAGAATTAATGAAACAATTAAGTCAGCAATTTCCAGCAGTCTCATTTATTTTAGATATGGATAATTCAGAGCAAGTGCTAGATAGAATTGAAAAGCACCAAGCACACTTTGGGTTTATTGAAAAACCGTTAATAACAAACTTGATTATACGACAACAAATTTTAACGGATGAACTAGTTCATGCAGGTGATTTTACTCAAGATTTATGGCTAGTTCGAGAAGAGAATTCTGGTGTTTTTCATTATACAGAGCGCTATTTTTTAGAGCATAATCTGACTCCACAGAAAATGTTGATCAAAAACAATGAAATGATCGTCAGGTGTTTGGAACAAGGTATCGGGCAATCAATCTTATCAAAGAAAGCGTTGACTGAAAAAATAAAATGGAATCCTTTAAGTAAAGAATATCAAAGGAGTTTTTACTTTATCAAAAGCCAGCATATTGAATCAGTTCAATTACGAGAGGTTGACCGATATATCAGTCATTACTATGAACAAAATAATTTGTAA
- a CDS encoding YeiH family protein: MNDLVENNNTKYSYLTKAMLILPGLMTAFIVAVISKVAAIWLPTLGAATIAILLGILLGNTFLKNPVLEKGTKIAEGKLLEFSVVLLGATVTFQTIAQIGFKGGIFILLQMTLTILASYVLGKKMQFSDNMSLLMAGGNAVCGSSAVASIAPAIHAKEEEKGQIITLVNLLGTILMLLLPIIGSLIYGSDVLTKSALIGGILQSVGQVVASASMVNEQVVELAMLFKIMRIMLLVVVVYLFGKFKHQRSDISATTNTSPKKKSSALPWYVVGFVLFCVINSLIHLPASLSETAHFFSGWFEITALAAIGLRLDFQKFFKEGKRFLIYGLSVGLIQVVLAIVLIALLAI, translated from the coding sequence ATGAATGATTTAGTGGAAAACAATAATACAAAGTACTCATATTTAACAAAGGCAATGCTTATTCTCCCTGGATTAATGACAGCCTTTATCGTAGCTGTCATCAGTAAAGTTGCAGCTATTTGGCTCCCAACCTTAGGTGCTGCAACTATCGCCATTTTGCTCGGTATTTTACTAGGCAATACTTTTTTGAAAAATCCTGTTTTGGAAAAGGGAACCAAAATAGCCGAAGGTAAGCTCCTTGAATTCTCGGTTGTATTGTTAGGAGCAACTGTTACCTTTCAAACTATCGCTCAAATTGGTTTTAAAGGCGGTATTTTTATTCTTTTGCAAATGACTTTAACGATTCTTGCTTCTTATGTACTTGGTAAAAAGATGCAGTTTTCAGATAATATGTCCCTATTGATGGCTGGCGGAAATGCGGTCTGCGGCTCTTCTGCGGTTGCTTCGATTGCACCTGCTATTCATGCTAAAGAAGAAGAAAAAGGACAGATCATCACACTGGTCAACTTATTAGGAACAATTCTTATGTTGCTGCTCCCTATTATCGGCTCTCTTATTTATGGGAGTGATGTTTTAACTAAGAGTGCTTTGATCGGTGGTATTTTGCAATCAGTAGGGCAGGTGGTTGCAAGTGCTAGTATGGTTAATGAACAAGTCGTAGAGCTTGCTATGCTATTTAAAATCATGCGGATTATGCTGCTTGTGGTGGTCGTTTATCTTTTTGGCAAATTCAAACATCAACGATCTGACATTTCAGCCACTACTAACACTTCCCCTAAAAAAAAGAGTTCTGCTTTACCGTGGTACGTTGTAGGTTTTGTGTTGTTTTGTGTTATAAATAGTCTGATTCATTTGCCAGCCAGTCTCAGCGAAACAGCCCACTTTTTCAGCGGTTGGTTTGAAATCACTGCATTGGCTGCCATCGGCTTACGTTTAGATTTTCAAAAATTCTTCAAAGAAGGAAAACGGTTTTTGATTTATGGCTTATCGGTCGGTTTGATTCAAGTGGTTTTAGCAATCGTTTTGATTGCATTACTAGCTATTTAA
- the psiE gene encoding phosphate-starvation-inducible protein PsiE, which yields MKEEQRFGIMKKYVNWVLDVVLGALALLILIFMIRQLFDISTFITKPMTPKNLSIVMQEVVAFFMLFEFIMMVIRYIQEGHHIPIRYLILICITAILRQLMVLHGDAVQTLLLSVSILSLVIVLFVLNLSGNKSYVGFKSHIDEKHESNK from the coding sequence ATGAAAGAAGAACAAAGATTTGGGATAATGAAAAAATATGTCAATTGGGTTTTGGACGTTGTTTTAGGCGCACTTGCCCTACTTATTTTGATTTTTATGATACGTCAATTATTTGATATCAGTACATTTATCACAAAACCGATGACACCCAAAAACTTATCGATCGTGATGCAGGAAGTTGTGGCATTTTTCATGTTATTTGAGTTTATCATGATGGTGATTCGCTATATTCAAGAAGGACATCATATTCCAATTAGATATTTGATCCTGATTTGTATTACGGCTATTTTAAGACAGTTAATGGTTTTACATGGCGATGCTGTCCAAACTTTATTATTATCAGTATCGATTTTATCACTGGTGATTGTATTATTCGTACTTAATCTGAGCGGTAATAAATCCTATGTTGGATTTAAGAGCCATATAGATGAGAAGCATGAGTCAAACAAATAA
- the celB gene encoding PTS cellobiose transporter subunit IIC: MNTFLDKLQAKLGPIAYKLDSNRYLSAIKNGFFVAMPLLIIGSMFLLVTQLPIEPYTNFMESVLGKDWMGLFLQVNNMTMNAMTLFVILGIASEMAKYYSVDRGSTQAISLVAFLVLTPITVTDNGSFLPLGNFGASGLFVGMITAILAAEIFRWVIQKGWTIKMPDSVPSNVAKSFSALIPGFFVVIVFNLIRIGFTFTSYETAQNFIFEVLQTPLLALGSSLPATLIILLFEALLWSFGIHGSNIVGAVMQPIWIALTVENAQAFAAGEKLPNIVNYQFYSNFVKLGGSSATIGLAIACLFFAKSSQFKTLGKLSFAPAIFNINEPLVFGIPIVLNPMMLIPFIIAPLLMCIVAYLAMATGIVPLANGVNLPWTMPPIIAGLMVSGWRGALLQVVQILLSIGLYYPFFKMEDAKAYKIEMEGEAAYDGELEVDITEKA, from the coding sequence ATGAATACATTTCTAGATAAACTTCAAGCAAAATTAGGTCCGATCGCTTACAAACTTGATTCTAATCGTTATCTTTCAGCCATTAAAAATGGGTTCTTTGTCGCTATGCCTTTATTGATCATTGGTTCTATGTTTTTACTCGTTACACAATTACCGATAGAGCCGTATACTAATTTTATGGAATCTGTTTTAGGCAAAGATTGGATGGGACTATTTTTACAAGTCAACAATATGACGATGAATGCAATGACTTTATTTGTTATCTTAGGCATTGCTAGTGAGATGGCTAAGTATTATTCTGTAGACCGAGGCTCTACTCAAGCAATTTCTCTAGTTGCTTTTCTAGTGCTAACACCGATTACGGTGACTGATAATGGTTCATTTTTACCTTTAGGAAACTTTGGTGCATCAGGTCTATTTGTCGGTATGATCACTGCTATTCTAGCTGCTGAAATTTTTCGTTGGGTGATTCAAAAAGGTTGGACGATCAAAATGCCTGATTCAGTTCCTTCTAATGTTGCAAAATCTTTTTCAGCATTGATTCCGGGATTTTTCGTAGTGATCGTTTTTAATTTGATTCGGATTGGTTTTACCTTCACTTCATATGAAACTGCTCAAAATTTTATTTTCGAGGTCCTACAAACACCGCTTCTGGCTCTAGGAAGCTCACTGCCTGCGACATTAATCATATTATTATTTGAAGCATTATTATGGTCGTTTGGTATCCACGGTTCAAATATCGTTGGCGCTGTGATGCAGCCGATTTGGATTGCTCTGACCGTAGAAAATGCGCAAGCTTTTGCAGCTGGAGAAAAACTACCGAATATTGTCAACTATCAATTTTATAGTAATTTTGTTAAACTTGGCGGCTCTAGTGCGACAATTGGTTTGGCAATTGCTTGTTTATTTTTTGCAAAATCCTCTCAGTTTAAAACGCTAGGAAAACTCTCCTTTGCTCCTGCAATTTTCAATATTAATGAACCCTTAGTTTTTGGTATTCCGATTGTTTTAAATCCCATGATGTTGATTCCTTTTATCATTGCACCACTTTTGATGTGTATCGTAGCTTATCTAGCCATGGCAACCGGGATTGTTCCTTTAGCTAATGGGGTTAACTTACCGTGGACCATGCCTCCGATCATTGCTGGATTGATGGTTAGTGGTTGGCGAGGCGCTTTGTTACAAGTTGTGCAAATTTTATTAAGTATTGGATTGTATTATCCATTTTTTAAGATGGAAGATGCAAAAGCATATAAGATTGAAATGGAAGGGGAAGCAGCATATGACGGGGAACTAGAAGTAGATATTACTGAGAAAGCTTAA
- a CDS encoding CPBP family intramembrane glutamic endopeptidase, with amino-acid sequence MTYVKNFFILVGLFLLSQISMTAFGVAKGISQGIGEANLSLFVSILLILIVIGNIWLLIFLGKKLGFLSLKWNFFTKKNVGIIVGGFILARVIAIGGTLLLNTQGSETTANDAAIQTMFTGENPLLIVLLIGISAPIMEEIVFRGGIIGFWLEKFPMIGIAISSILFGLIHGPTNLISFLIYGSMGLILSLAYYKTQRLEISMSIHFLNNILPAIVIAFGMI; translated from the coding sequence ATGACGTATGTTAAAAATTTTTTTATTTTGGTTGGATTGTTTCTATTAAGTCAAATTAGTATGACCGCATTTGGGGTAGCAAAAGGAATTTCTCAAGGAATCGGCGAAGCAAATTTATCTTTGTTTGTATCTATTTTGCTGATACTGATAGTAATCGGAAATATCTGGCTTTTGATATTTTTAGGAAAAAAACTTGGGTTCTTAAGCTTAAAATGGAATTTTTTTACTAAGAAAAATGTTGGGATCATTGTAGGAGGATTTATTTTAGCAAGAGTGATTGCTATTGGCGGAACGCTTTTATTAAATACTCAAGGATCAGAAACTACTGCAAATGATGCAGCTATTCAAACAATGTTTACAGGAGAGAATCCTCTATTGATCGTATTATTGATTGGGATCTCAGCACCAATCATGGAAGAAATTGTATTTAGAGGTGGAATCATTGGTTTTTGGCTAGAAAAATTTCCGATGATCGGTATCGCAATTAGTTCAATTTTATTTGGTTTGATTCATGGTCCTACTAACCTGATCAGTTTTTTGATTTATGGATCGATGGGCTTGATTCTTTCTCTGGCTTATTATAAAACTCAACGTTTAGAGATCAGTATGTCTATTCACTTTTTAAATAACATATTGCCTGCGATTGTGATAGCCTTTGGAATGATCTAG
- a CDS encoding glycosyltransferase family 2 protein, whose translation MKILSVIVPAYNSEDYLHRAVDSLLKEAANVEIIIVNDGSTDKTGEIANRYNQHYPDTVKVIHQDNGGHGAAVTTGLQAATGHYFKVVDSDDWVDSTAYSRVIHQLKQLTNDRKIDMLVTNYVYEKVGAFRKKRVLYKRVIPENKIVGWSETNFRQGNYLLMHSIIFNTDLLKRINLRLPRHTFYVDNLFVFEPMQYVRKIYYLNVDFYRYFIGREDQSVNENKMIKQIDQQLLVNKKMIELYSSNQIEDESCRQYLFQFLEIVTTVSSVLALKSNTEENLWKKEMLWHYIETIDPTLYEQLRKRFLGALLSRKGFGIRYFVLRIYKTCQRIYGFN comes from the coding sequence ATGAAAATACTAAGTGTAATTGTTCCAGCTTATAATTCAGAAGATTATCTTCACCGAGCAGTTGACTCTTTATTGAAGGAAGCTGCCAATGTAGAAATTATTATTGTAAATGATGGTTCAACGGATAAGACAGGAGAAATTGCCAACCGCTATAACCAGCATTATCCCGATACAGTAAAAGTTATCCATCAAGACAATGGAGGACATGGAGCTGCAGTGACAACAGGGTTACAAGCTGCTACAGGTCATTATTTTAAAGTGGTAGATAGTGATGATTGGGTGGATAGCACGGCTTATAGTCGTGTTATCCATCAATTAAAGCAACTAACGAATGATCGAAAAATCGATATGTTGGTGACAAACTATGTTTATGAAAAAGTTGGTGCTTTTCGTAAAAAAAGAGTGTTGTACAAACGGGTCATTCCAGAAAATAAAATAGTTGGCTGGAGTGAGACAAACTTCCGACAAGGAAACTATTTATTAATGCACTCCATCATATTCAACACCGACTTATTAAAACGAATCAATCTTCGTTTACCTAGACACACTTTTTACGTGGATAATTTATTTGTTTTTGAACCAATGCAGTATGTTAGAAAAATCTATTATTTAAATGTAGATTTCTACCGCTATTTTATTGGTAGAGAAGATCAATCGGTCAATGAAAATAAAATGATCAAACAAATCGATCAGCAACTTTTAGTGAATAAAAAAATGATTGAGTTGTATAGCTCTAACCAGATCGAAGATGAATCGTGTAGGCAATATCTTTTTCAATTTCTAGAGATTGTCACGACTGTGTCTTCAGTATTGGCATTGAAGAGTAATACTGAAGAGAATCTTTGGAAAAAAGAAATGTTGTGGCACTATATCGAAACGATTGATCCTACTTTATATGAACAGTTAAGAAAAAGATTTTTAGGCGCTTTGCTTTCACGAAAAGGATTTGGTATTCGCTATTTTGTTTTGCGTATCTATAAAACCTGTCAGAGGATTTATGGATTTAATTAA
- a CDS encoding GtrA family protein — MYEFLLFNVMSNVATITNFAVLWISSGLLPMFIKNSAFQWFIFKYPTSEGGVVGFISFLIAYVCAQIVNFIVQRKIVFGSTNKIGKALPWYILTVVVAGIISVWLPPHVIGLIKPVTGNVAPTIANFVNIIIQVVINYPMMKFVIMKKD, encoded by the coding sequence ATGTATGAGTTCCTCTTATTTAATGTGATGAGTAATGTTGCGACTATTACGAATTTCGCAGTATTATGGATAAGTTCAGGTTTACTGCCGATGTTTATTAAAAATTCAGCTTTTCAGTGGTTTATTTTTAAGTACCCAACTTCTGAAGGGGGAGTAGTTGGTTTTATCAGTTTTTTAATTGCGTATGTTTGCGCGCAGATCGTGAATTTTATTGTACAAAGAAAAATTGTTTTTGGCTCAACAAATAAAATAGGAAAGGCTTTGCCGTGGTATATTTTGACGGTAGTTGTAGCTGGAATTATTTCTGTTTGGTTGCCACCGCATGTGATCGGGTTGATAAAACCTGTAACAGGGAATGTTGCACCAACGATTGCTAACTTTGTGAATATCATCATCCAAGTGGTGATCAATTACCCAATGATGAAATTTGTGATAATGAAGAAGGATTGA